In a single window of the Xylanimonas protaetiae genome:
- a CDS encoding class I SAM-dependent methyltransferase → MTARALTFGAAAAAYERYRPGYPDELADTVLAYAGRPVRTALEVGAGTGKATRLFAGRGIRVTATDPDADMLAELRRQVPAEVTVVRAAFEDLAPAQTYELVFAAASLHWTAPAGRWERVAALLEPGGVFASFGAPLRLADPALAEAVRSARAPFLADDEVPAPDGTPEDATLQWPGTELVRADAFTDVRQVEVARRPTVPARDYVGHLATVSAYLALPGAVRERALAAVLAVLPDRVTLDADLTVHLARRR, encoded by the coding sequence ATGACAGCGCGCGCTCTGACCTTCGGCGCGGCCGCCGCCGCGTACGAGCGGTACCGGCCCGGCTACCCCGACGAGCTCGCCGACACGGTGCTCGCCTACGCCGGCCGGCCGGTGCGCACGGCCCTCGAGGTCGGCGCCGGGACGGGCAAGGCCACGCGGCTCTTCGCGGGCCGGGGGATCCGGGTCACCGCGACGGACCCGGACGCGGACATGCTCGCCGAGCTGCGCCGCCAGGTCCCGGCCGAGGTCACCGTCGTCCGGGCGGCGTTCGAGGACCTCGCTCCGGCGCAGACCTACGAGCTCGTCTTCGCGGCGGCGTCGCTGCACTGGACCGCACCGGCCGGGCGCTGGGAGCGGGTGGCCGCCCTCCTCGAGCCGGGCGGGGTGTTCGCCTCGTTCGGCGCGCCGCTGCGGCTGGCCGACCCGGCCCTCGCGGAGGCGGTCCGGTCCGCCCGCGCGCCGTTCCTGGCCGACGACGAGGTGCCGGCACCCGACGGGACGCCGGAGGACGCCACGCTGCAGTGGCCGGGGACGGAGCTGGTCAGGGCGGACGCGTTCACGGACGTGCGCCAGGTGGAGGTCGCGCGGCGGCCCACGGTGCCCGCCCGGGACTACGTCGGCCATCTCGCGACGGTCTCCGCCTACCTCGCGCTGCCCGGCGCGGTCCGCGAGCGGGCCCTCGCCGCCGTGCTCGCCGTGCTGCCCGACCGGGTGACGCTCGACGCCGACCTCACCGTGCACCTGGCCCGGCGTCGCTGA
- a CDS encoding hydroxyacid dehydrogenase, with protein sequence MESGPVVTCVLEESTRRRLFDERMLGALRALAGEVTVLADFTGADDVLARTEVLVTGWGTPLVDAAVVDRMPRLRAVLHSAGTVRGIVDDVVHERGILVSTQAEANAIPVAEFTLAVVLLANKGVLVPATTPYPGYDETRQGAGVGSHGTVAGVGNYGKRVGVVGASRTGRRVVEALRRHDLEVVVYDPYLSPAAADLLGVAPLGLDELVATSDVVTVHAPATPETYHQLDARRLATLRDGAVLVNTSRGSLVDTAALEAELARRADDGRGLTVVLDVTEPDPLPPTSPLLSDPRVLVTPHVAGSKGTELRRLAQGVVDELARLVSGVPLAHRVDHATLARSA encoded by the coding sequence GCGAGGTGACGGTCCTGGCCGACTTCACCGGGGCCGACGACGTCCTGGCGCGCACCGAGGTGCTCGTCACCGGGTGGGGCACGCCGCTGGTCGACGCCGCCGTCGTCGACCGGATGCCGCGGCTGCGGGCCGTCCTGCACTCGGCCGGCACGGTGCGCGGCATCGTCGACGACGTCGTGCACGAGCGCGGCATCCTCGTCTCGACCCAGGCCGAGGCCAACGCGATCCCCGTCGCGGAGTTCACGCTCGCCGTCGTCCTGCTCGCCAACAAGGGCGTGCTGGTGCCGGCGACCACCCCGTACCCGGGCTACGACGAGACCCGTCAGGGCGCCGGCGTCGGCAGCCACGGCACGGTCGCCGGCGTCGGCAACTACGGCAAGCGCGTCGGCGTCGTCGGGGCGTCCCGCACGGGGCGGCGGGTCGTCGAGGCGCTGCGGCGCCACGACCTCGAGGTCGTCGTCTACGACCCGTACCTCTCGCCGGCCGCCGCCGACCTGCTCGGCGTCGCGCCGCTCGGGCTCGACGAGCTCGTCGCCACGAGCGACGTCGTCACCGTCCACGCCCCGGCGACGCCCGAGACCTACCACCAGCTCGACGCCCGCCGGCTCGCGACGCTGCGCGACGGCGCCGTCCTGGTCAACACGTCGCGCGGCAGCCTCGTGGACACGGCCGCGCTGGAGGCGGAGCTCGCCCGTCGCGCCGACGACGGGCGCGGCCTGACCGTCGTCCTCGACGTGACGGAGCCCGACCCGCTGCCGCCGACGTCACCCCTCCTGTCCGACCCCCGCGTGCTGGTCACGCCGCACGTCGCGGGGTCCAAGGGCACCGAGCTGCGCCGCCTCGCCCAAGGCGTCGTCGACGAGCTCGCACGCCTGGTGAGCGGTGTCCCGCTCGCGCACCGGGTCGACCACGCCACGCTGGCGCGCTCGGCCTGA
- a CDS encoding carbohydrate ABC transporter permease: MTTLTAPPVRRRNARPVWMGQPSRASQSLKALVIALIVLVMLYPFVYVIAMSFASREAQASGSAFPTSYSLDAYRSIIGGGVVTRSLVVTALVTVVGTALSMLFTTTLAYGLTRTRRVPGSRTVLVLVLCTMLFGAGIIPNYLLVRSLGMLDSYWSLVVPGLISAFNMVVVRNFFMGLPEELLESARLDGASEWRIFLQIVLPLSKAVLAVIALFYAVGYWNSFFNAMIYLNDTAKWPIQVVLNQYVVQGTALSTLQAPDQPPPPGQTIQMAVIVVATIPILLVYPFAQRYFTKGVLTGAVKG; the protein is encoded by the coding sequence ATGACGACCTTGACCGCACCCCCGGTGCGCCGCCGCAACGCCCGCCCCGTGTGGATGGGCCAGCCCTCCCGGGCCTCGCAGTCCCTCAAGGCGCTGGTCATCGCCCTGATCGTCCTGGTGATGCTGTACCCGTTCGTGTACGTCATCGCGATGAGCTTCGCGTCCCGGGAGGCCCAGGCGTCCGGCAGCGCCTTCCCGACGTCGTACTCGCTCGACGCGTACCGCTCGATCATCGGGGGAGGGGTGGTCACCCGGTCCCTCGTCGTGACCGCCCTCGTGACCGTGGTGGGCACCGCGCTGTCGATGCTGTTCACGACGACGCTGGCGTACGGGCTGACCCGGACGCGGCGCGTGCCCGGCTCGCGGACCGTGCTCGTCCTGGTGCTGTGCACGATGCTCTTCGGGGCCGGGATCATCCCGAACTACCTGCTGGTGCGCTCTCTCGGGATGCTCGACTCCTACTGGTCGCTCGTCGTCCCGGGGCTCATCTCGGCGTTCAACATGGTGGTGGTCCGCAACTTCTTCATGGGCCTGCCCGAGGAGCTGCTCGAGTCCGCACGCCTCGACGGGGCGAGCGAGTGGCGGATCTTCCTGCAGATCGTGCTGCCGCTGTCGAAGGCGGTGCTCGCCGTCATCGCGCTGTTCTACGCCGTCGGGTACTGGAACTCGTTCTTCAACGCGATGATCTACCTCAACGACACGGCGAAGTGGCCCATCCAGGTGGTGCTCAACCAGTACGTCGTCCAGGGCACCGCGCTGTCCACGCTCCAGGCTCCCGACCAGCCGCCGCCGCCCGGGCAGACCATCCAGATGGCCGTCATCGTCGTGGCGACCATCCCGATCTTGCTCGTCTACCCGTTCGCCCAGCGGTACTTCACCAAGGGCGTGCTGACCGGGGCGGTGAAGGGATGA
- a CDS encoding TMEM175 family protein, with the protein MSEPVAARPGLGTFRRLEFFTDGVFAIVMTIMVLEVDVPRGPAGELWAQIGERVPELATYALAFVTLGALWFGNRTQGEQLERADHPLTWLVLTLLLTVALVPFSAAMLGHEPTARPAVVFFGAHLTVVYVVHALVWTYASGRAHLLRPGLPDGYRRRSRRYSWLPAGGYAAATLLGLAAPVVGLVGFLLVPAWLVSGLFYRGLGRLHDHEARASRAVAGQEAR; encoded by the coding sequence ATGAGCGAGCCGGTGGCCGCGCGGCCGGGCCTGGGTACCTTCCGTCGCCTCGAGTTCTTCACCGACGGCGTCTTCGCCATCGTGATGACGATCATGGTCCTGGAGGTGGACGTCCCGCGCGGGCCCGCCGGCGAGCTGTGGGCGCAGATCGGCGAGCGCGTGCCCGAGCTCGCCACCTACGCGCTCGCGTTCGTCACGCTCGGCGCGCTGTGGTTCGGCAACCGCACGCAGGGCGAGCAGCTCGAGCGCGCAGACCATCCCCTGACCTGGCTCGTGCTCACGCTGCTGCTCACCGTGGCGCTCGTGCCCTTCTCCGCCGCGATGCTCGGGCACGAGCCGACGGCGCGCCCCGCCGTCGTGTTCTTCGGCGCGCACCTGACCGTGGTGTACGTGGTGCACGCGCTGGTGTGGACGTACGCGTCCGGGCGCGCCCACCTGCTACGGCCCGGCCTGCCGGACGGGTACCGGCGGCGGTCCCGGCGGTACTCCTGGCTCCCCGCGGGCGGGTACGCGGCGGCGACGCTGCTCGGCCTGGCGGCCCCCGTCGTCGGGCTGGTGGGCTTCCTGCTCGTGCCCGCCTGGCTCGTCAGCGGGCTCTTCTACCGCGGGCTCGGCCGCCTGCACGACCACGAGGCGCGGGCGTCCCGGGCCGTCGCGGGCCAGGAAGCCCGGTAG
- a CDS encoding extracellular solute-binding protein encodes MSTTNPPLTTLPLSRRHFLGLAGLGAAAVALAACSPSGAAAGARRANLSETVKLQLPTYVAPPALEGGIVSKVEGMPAIYTQPIQKYFDSVTSKPLTGGSVTTFQVLWGAPPRKVPDNQYWADLNERLGGEYTPTLVASDTYNEKMATTIASGSIPDLSFVQDATAVAAKAIGDGVFADLSEVLAGDKILQWPNLANVGTNAWKASAKNGRIFGVPNENPYLTNFPAIRWDLVQAAGFDALPKDAAGFLEMMTAIAGLGSALGKEVWGIPAFDGKWQSVVSWMHQVGTTWQLDDKGKLVHMIETDAYADALKYHNDLFKAGVYHPDALALATQGPRRPSCSRTARPRSRSTRSTGTSGRASWPTPPS; translated from the coding sequence ATGAGCACCACGAACCCGCCGTTGACCACCCTGCCGCTCAGCCGGCGGCACTTCCTCGGGCTGGCCGGGCTGGGGGCGGCCGCCGTCGCCCTCGCCGCCTGCTCGCCGAGCGGCGCCGCCGCCGGCGCCCGGCGCGCCAACCTGAGCGAGACCGTGAAGCTGCAGCTGCCGACGTACGTCGCGCCCCCGGCGCTCGAGGGCGGCATCGTCAGCAAGGTCGAGGGGATGCCCGCGATCTACACGCAGCCCATCCAGAAGTACTTCGACTCGGTGACGTCGAAGCCGCTGACGGGCGGCTCCGTGACCACGTTCCAGGTGCTGTGGGGCGCCCCGCCGCGCAAGGTCCCGGACAACCAGTACTGGGCCGACCTCAACGAGCGCCTCGGCGGCGAGTACACGCCGACGCTGGTCGCGAGCGACACGTACAACGAGAAGATGGCGACGACGATCGCCTCCGGGAGCATCCCCGACCTCTCCTTCGTCCAGGACGCCACCGCCGTCGCGGCGAAGGCGATCGGCGACGGCGTCTTCGCCGACCTGTCCGAGGTGCTCGCGGGCGACAAGATCCTGCAGTGGCCCAACCTGGCCAACGTGGGCACGAACGCCTGGAAGGCGTCGGCGAAGAACGGGCGCATCTTCGGCGTCCCGAACGAGAACCCGTACCTGACCAACTTCCCGGCCATCCGCTGGGACCTCGTGCAGGCGGCCGGGTTCGACGCCCTGCCCAAGGACGCGGCCGGCTTCCTGGAGATGATGACTGCGATCGCGGGCCTGGGCAGCGCCCTCGGCAAGGAGGTGTGGGGCATCCCCGCCTTCGACGGCAAGTGGCAGTCGGTCGTGAGCTGGATGCACCAGGTGGGCACCACCTGGCAGCTCGACGACAAGGGCAAGCTCGTCCACATGATCGAGACGGACGCCTATGCGGACGCGCTCAAGTACCACAACGACCTCTTCAAGGCCGGCGTCTACCACCCCGACGCCCTCGCGCTGGCGACGCAGGGGCCAAGGCGTCCGAGCTGTTCAAGAACGGCCAGGCCGCGATCACGGTCGACGCGTTCAACGGGTACTTCGGGTCGAGCATCCTGGCCAACACCGCCGAGCTGA
- a CDS encoding Nramp family divalent metal transporter, whose protein sequence is MAQPASSTPGTAGAEHRSGRRANPVARFLKALGPGLVTGAADDDPSGVATYAQAGATFGNAMLWTVPFTLPLMMAVQEICDRMALASGDSLGMLIRRRFRGGARTAIVVLMAALIVANCLNLAADLMAIGQGVQLLGAGPAPVWSAVAGVGIVVALVLGSFDWIGRIFKWLCLVLLVYVGVLFAADVDWADVGAGLLGTQVHLTPDYVGLTVGVLGTTISPYMFFWQTAQRVEELREEPLGGDGTAALDQRSVGEARRRLRTGRLDVFTGMVFSVLIMFAIIAATAATLGTRHQTVTSAAQAAQALEPIAGTYAGALFAIGFIGSGILAVPVLAASGAAGMAALLDKRWGLEKSPRKAPVFYLLLGVGVVAGTLLSVFLSNPIRLLVLSAVVNGIAAGPFVVIMMLISHDRTIMHRYRNGALSRTLGWAAAVIMCVGGVYGVWYTVAGG, encoded by the coding sequence GTGGCCCAGCCCGCGAGCAGCACCCCAGGGACGGCCGGTGCGGAGCACCGCTCCGGCAGACGCGCGAACCCGGTCGCGAGGTTCCTCAAGGCGCTCGGGCCGGGGCTCGTGACCGGCGCGGCCGACGACGACCCGTCCGGCGTCGCGACGTATGCGCAGGCCGGAGCGACCTTCGGGAACGCGATGCTGTGGACGGTGCCGTTCACGCTGCCGCTGATGATGGCCGTCCAGGAGATCTGCGACCGGATGGCGCTGGCGTCCGGCGACAGCCTGGGAATGCTGATCCGTCGCAGGTTCCGCGGCGGGGCCCGCACCGCCATCGTCGTCCTCATGGCCGCCCTCATCGTCGCGAACTGCCTGAACCTCGCGGCAGACCTCATGGCCATCGGCCAGGGCGTGCAGCTGCTCGGCGCGGGACCGGCCCCCGTGTGGTCGGCGGTCGCGGGCGTGGGCATCGTCGTCGCGCTGGTGCTCGGGTCGTTCGACTGGATCGGGCGCATCTTCAAGTGGCTCTGCCTCGTCCTGCTGGTCTACGTCGGCGTCCTCTTCGCCGCCGACGTGGACTGGGCCGACGTCGGCGCCGGGCTGCTCGGGACCCAGGTCCACCTCACGCCCGACTACGTCGGCCTGACCGTCGGCGTCCTCGGCACCACCATCAGCCCGTACATGTTCTTCTGGCAGACCGCGCAGCGCGTCGAGGAGCTGCGCGAGGAACCGCTGGGCGGGGACGGCACCGCCGCGCTGGATCAGCGGAGCGTCGGCGAGGCGCGGCGCCGCCTGCGCACGGGCCGCCTGGACGTGTTCACGGGCATGGTCTTCAGCGTCCTGATCATGTTCGCGATCATCGCCGCGACGGCCGCCACGCTCGGCACACGCCACCAGACGGTCACGAGCGCCGCGCAGGCGGCGCAGGCCCTCGAACCGATCGCCGGCACCTACGCCGGGGCGCTCTTCGCCATCGGGTTCATCGGCTCCGGCATCCTGGCCGTCCCCGTGCTTGCCGCGTCCGGGGCGGCCGGCATGGCCGCGCTCCTCGACAAGCGGTGGGGGCTGGAGAAGAGCCCGCGCAAGGCGCCCGTCTTCTATCTCCTGCTCGGCGTCGGCGTCGTCGCCGGAACGCTGCTGTCGGTGTTCCTCAGCAACCCCATCCGGCTGCTGGTGCTCTCCGCCGTCGTCAACGGGATCGCGGCCGGACCGTTCGTCGTGATCATGATGCTCATCTCCCACGACCGCACCATCATGCACCGGTACCGCAACGGCGCGCTCTCCCGGACCCTCGGCTGGGCTGCCGCGGTGATCATGTGCGTCGGGGGCGTCTACGGCGTCTGGTACACGGTCGCGGGCGGCTGA
- a CDS encoding MDR family MFS transporter, whose product MAEKPERGDDHLDPAVRRVVWTVLVGGMAVLFDTTIVAVGIRTLATELDVSLSTIQWVSTSYLLALGVAVPLVGWAQRVLGGRRLWMLALAVFLAGSILCSLSWDAGSLIAFRTVQGLGGGMLMPLMTTMVMQAARGQNLGKLAATIGLPIALGPIVGPVIGGLILHNLHWSWMFWVNVPFCVVGLVLAGRFLPRDAAPRMLPLDVVGLLLLAPGLVGLLFGLSNVSKDGGFGRTDVWLPAAAGVVLVSGFCLWALPRGRRALVDIRLLRHKPLWTSSALMFLSGFGLFGAMFLLPLYFLELRGHDVLGAALLLIPQGVGALLSRLVLSRFIDRVGPRWISLASFLVAALATVPFAVAGAQTSQWWLGGVLLVRGLGLGSALIPLMAHAFSGLAHDDVPDASIVSRLLQQLGGSFGTAVLATVLASGTTHAVTLADGAVAFDHAFWWAVGFTGLAVVLSFLLPAHRAQEPGATPEPPRTAARSLSRR is encoded by the coding sequence ATGGCCGAGAAGCCCGAGCGCGGCGACGACCACCTGGACCCCGCCGTCAGACGCGTCGTGTGGACCGTGCTGGTGGGCGGCATGGCGGTCCTGTTCGACACCACCATCGTCGCCGTCGGCATCCGCACCCTCGCCACCGAGCTGGACGTGAGCCTCTCCACCATCCAGTGGGTGAGCACCTCGTACCTCCTCGCGCTGGGCGTCGCCGTCCCGCTGGTCGGCTGGGCGCAGCGGGTGCTCGGCGGCAGGCGCCTGTGGATGCTCGCGCTCGCCGTGTTCCTGGCCGGCTCGATCCTGTGCTCGCTCTCGTGGGACGCCGGCAGCCTCATCGCGTTCCGCACGGTCCAGGGCCTGGGCGGCGGCATGCTCATGCCGCTCATGACCACGATGGTCATGCAGGCCGCGCGGGGGCAGAACCTCGGCAAGCTGGCCGCGACGATCGGGCTGCCGATCGCGCTCGGCCCGATCGTCGGCCCCGTGATCGGCGGCCTCATCCTGCACAACCTGCACTGGTCGTGGATGTTCTGGGTCAACGTGCCGTTCTGCGTCGTCGGCCTGGTCCTCGCCGGGCGCTTCCTGCCCCGGGACGCCGCGCCCCGGATGCTGCCGCTCGACGTCGTCGGGCTGCTGCTGCTCGCACCCGGCCTCGTGGGCCTGCTGTTCGGCCTGAGCAACGTCTCCAAGGACGGCGGCTTCGGCCGCACGGACGTGTGGCTGCCCGCCGCGGCCGGCGTCGTCCTGGTCTCCGGGTTCTGCCTGTGGGCCCTGCCGCGCGGCCGCCGCGCGCTGGTGGACATCCGGCTCCTGAGGCACAAGCCGCTCTGGACGTCGTCGGCGCTCATGTTCCTCTCGGGCTTCGGGCTGTTCGGCGCGATGTTCCTGCTGCCGCTGTACTTCCTGGAGCTGCGCGGGCACGACGTCCTGGGGGCCGCGCTCCTGCTCATCCCGCAGGGGGTGGGCGCCCTGCTCAGCCGGCTCGTCCTCAGCCGGTTCATCGACAGGGTCGGGCCGCGCTGGATCTCGCTCGCGTCGTTCCTCGTCGCGGCGCTCGCCACCGTGCCGTTCGCCGTGGCCGGGGCGCAGACCAGCCAGTGGTGGCTCGGCGGCGTGCTCCTGGTCCGCGGCCTCGGCCTCGGCTCCGCGCTCATCCCGCTCATGGCGCACGCCTTCTCCGGCCTGGCGCACGACGACGTCCCGGACGCCAGCATCGTGTCCCGCCTGCTGCAGCAGCTCGGCGGCTCGTTCGGCACGGCGGTGCTGGCCACGGTGCTCGCCTCCGGCACCACGCACGCCGTGACGCTCGCCGACGGCGCGGTCGCCTTCGACCACGCCTTCTGGTGGGCGGTCGGCTTCACCGGCCTGGCCGTCGTCCTGTCGTTCCTGCTGCCCGCGCACCGCGCACAGGAACCGGGCGCGACGCCGGAGCCGCCGAGGACCGCGGCGCGGAGCCTCAGCCGCCGGTGA
- a CDS encoding TetR/AcrR family transcriptional regulator, which produces MSLNAASGPDVTGSAPARRRRGAELETALLEAAWAELVEKGYDALTYEGVAARAGTSRAVVYRRWPSKPDLVRAVVVHGARAETYEPIDTGSLRGDLLALLTWANRARVRVGLTAFHRLTGYFAETGTALSDLREVFVGGREPSTEAFYRRAVARGEVKEENLTPRARSLAFDLMRGELLMTLRPVSPEVIEEIVDDVVMPLLTR; this is translated from the coding sequence ATGTCTCTTAACGCCGCCTCCGGGCCGGACGTCACCGGGAGCGCACCCGCCCGCCGGCGCCGCGGCGCCGAGCTGGAGACCGCGCTGCTCGAGGCCGCGTGGGCAGAGCTCGTCGAGAAGGGCTACGACGCCCTCACCTACGAGGGCGTCGCCGCGCGCGCGGGGACGAGCCGGGCCGTCGTCTACCGGCGCTGGCCGAGCAAGCCCGACCTCGTCCGCGCCGTCGTGGTGCACGGTGCCAGGGCGGAGACGTACGAGCCGATCGACACGGGCAGCCTGCGCGGCGACCTGCTCGCGCTCCTGACGTGGGCGAACCGCGCCCGCGTGCGCGTGGGACTGACGGCGTTCCACCGGCTGACCGGGTACTTCGCCGAGACGGGCACCGCGCTGAGCGACCTGCGCGAGGTGTTCGTCGGCGGCCGCGAGCCGAGCACCGAGGCGTTCTACCGCCGCGCCGTCGCCCGCGGCGAGGTCAAGGAGGAGAACCTCACGCCGCGCGCCAGGTCGCTCGCGTTCGACCTGATGCGCGGCGAGCTGCTCATGACGCTGCGACCGGTGTCGCCCGAGGTCATCGAGGAGATCGTCGACGACGTCGTCATGCCGCTGCTGACCCGTTGA
- the tatA gene encoding Sec-independent protein translocase subunit TatA, with product MGALRPVHILILVVVLLLLFGARRLPDLAQSVGQSLKVFRKEVKELRDDVDPRAPEPPDAGDAAR from the coding sequence ATGGGTGCACTACGACCGGTCCACATCCTGATCCTGGTGGTGGTCCTCCTGCTGCTGTTCGGCGCGCGCCGGCTTCCCGACCTGGCCCAGAGCGTCGGGCAGTCGCTGAAGGTCTTCCGCAAGGAGGTCAAGGAGCTGCGCGACGACGTCGACCCCCGCGCGCCGGAGCCGCCGGACGCCGGCGACGCGGCCCGCTGA
- a CDS encoding AI-2E family transporter: MPDHVPETARPLGDRVLRLGRIAWAVVGIAAAGLVVYTAASTLSGVVVPLVVAAVLGILLQPAVDRLERAGLRRGLGAAAVLVVLAAVLGVAVWVTVVGVVEQSTEIADRLTRGLATLQEELAGTSLDVSGIDLGSATSALSGGLASLFGSVFSSAAAFLVGTFVAVFFLFYVMADWPRIEAFVARYASLGATSGRDVVDQATTTLRRYFGAMSVSNLLAAALIAVAAVVLGVPLAVSIALVTFVTSYVPFLGAIFSGAFAVLIALGSRGPTEALVLLGVILVMQNVVQTLVLTKLSSDRLRLHPIVNLGSTVVGTVLAGLLGAMLSAPVTVMLRDVVGHLRRRPDHDDAPGPSGADAPSDPPDQAPARDGAPRSEG; encoded by the coding sequence GTGCCCGACCACGTTCCCGAGACCGCCAGGCCTCTGGGCGACCGCGTGCTCCGCCTCGGCCGGATCGCGTGGGCCGTCGTCGGCATCGCGGCCGCCGGCCTGGTCGTCTACACCGCCGCCTCCACGCTCAGCGGCGTGGTGGTGCCGCTCGTCGTCGCGGCGGTGCTCGGCATCCTGCTGCAGCCCGCCGTCGACCGCCTGGAGCGGGCCGGGCTGCGGCGCGGCCTGGGGGCGGCGGCCGTGCTGGTGGTGCTGGCGGCCGTGCTGGGCGTCGCCGTGTGGGTGACGGTGGTCGGCGTCGTCGAGCAGTCCACGGAGATCGCCGACCGGCTGACCCGCGGGCTCGCGACCCTCCAGGAGGAGCTCGCCGGCACGTCGCTGGACGTGTCCGGCATCGACCTGGGGAGTGCGACGTCCGCCCTGAGCGGCGGCCTCGCGAGCCTGTTCGGCAGCGTGTTCTCCAGCGCGGCGGCGTTCCTCGTCGGGACGTTCGTCGCCGTCTTCTTCCTCTTCTACGTCATGGCCGACTGGCCCCGGATCGAGGCGTTCGTCGCCCGGTACGCGTCCCTCGGCGCGACGTCGGGGCGCGACGTCGTCGACCAGGCCACCACGACCCTGCGGCGGTACTTCGGCGCGATGTCGGTGTCGAACCTGCTGGCGGCGGCCCTCATCGCGGTCGCCGCCGTCGTGCTCGGGGTGCCGCTCGCGGTCTCGATCGCGCTCGTGACGTTCGTGACGTCGTACGTGCCGTTCCTCGGCGCGATCTTCTCGGGCGCGTTCGCGGTGCTCATCGCGCTGGGGTCGCGCGGGCCCACGGAGGCGCTCGTCCTGCTCGGCGTCATCCTCGTGATGCAGAACGTCGTCCAGACGCTCGTGCTCACCAAGCTGTCCTCGGACCGGCTGCGCCTGCACCCGATCGTCAACCTGGGCTCGACGGTCGTCGGCACCGTGCTCGCCGGCCTCCTCGGGGCCATGCTCTCCGCGCCCGTGACGGTCATGCTGCGCGACGTCGTCGGGCACCTGAGACGCCGCCCCGACCACGACGACGCACCGGGGCCGAGCGGGGCCGACGCGCCGTCGGACCCGCCGGACCAGGCCCCGGCGCGCGACGGGGCGCCGCGCTCAGAGGGCTGA
- a CDS encoding ABC transporter permease → MAVLERPGAAKAVPGRPGRDRAARRDRPTTSVWERVRRERWMYTFILPGLVFFLVFAYLPLLGNVVAFQDYSPYWGITGSTWVGLDNFAAMFGDPQFVRALTNTLIISFLQIVFAFPAPILLALLLNSLVSDRVKRVVQTIVYLPHFISWVIVIAIWQQVLGGAGPIADLFSTIGIHDVNVMADPDTFKALVTSQVIWKNVGWGTIIFFAAISAIPDELYEAAAVDGAGSWRRTWHVTLPGLVPVITLLLILTIGSVLTVGFEQLLLQQPAVGADAAQVLDTFVYFRGISGGDWGLSTAAGLFKGVIGTILVVAANRFAKRLGTEGLF, encoded by the coding sequence ATGGCCGTGCTGGAACGTCCCGGGGCCGCGAAGGCGGTCCCGGGGCGGCCGGGCCGGGACCGCGCCGCGCGCAGGGACCGGCCGACGACGTCGGTGTGGGAGCGCGTGCGGCGCGAGCGGTGGATGTACACGTTCATCCTGCCCGGCCTCGTGTTCTTCCTGGTGTTCGCCTACCTGCCGCTGCTCGGCAACGTCGTCGCGTTCCAGGACTACTCCCCGTACTGGGGCATCACGGGGTCGACCTGGGTGGGCCTCGACAACTTCGCCGCGATGTTCGGCGACCCGCAGTTCGTGCGGGCGCTGACGAACACGCTGATCATCTCGTTCCTGCAGATCGTCTTCGCGTTCCCGGCACCCATCCTGCTCGCGCTGCTGCTCAACTCGCTCGTCTCGGACCGCGTCAAGCGGGTCGTCCAGACGATCGTCTACCTGCCCCACTTCATCTCGTGGGTGATCGTCATCGCGATCTGGCAGCAGGTGCTCGGTGGTGCGGGCCCGATCGCCGACCTGTTCAGCACCATCGGGATCCACGACGTCAACGTCATGGCGGACCCGGACACGTTCAAGGCGCTCGTCACCTCCCAGGTGATCTGGAAGAACGTCGGCTGGGGGACGATCATCTTCTTCGCCGCCATCAGCGCGATCCCTGACGAGCTGTACGAGGCCGCCGCCGTCGACGGCGCCGGGTCGTGGCGCCGCACGTGGCACGTGACGCTGCCCGGGCTCGTGCCCGTGATCACGCTCCTGCTGATCCTCACGATCGGCAGCGTGCTGACCGTCGGCTTCGAGCAGCTCCTGCTCCAGCAGCCCGCGGTCGGCGCCGACGCCGCCCAGGTGCTCGACACCTTCGTGTACTTCCGCGGCATCTCCGGCGGCGACTGGGGCCTGTCGACGGCCGCCGGCCTGTTCAAGGGCGTGATCGGCACGATCCTCGTCGTCGCGGCGAACCGGTTCGCGAAGCGGCTCGGCACGGAAGGACTGTTCTGA